From a region of the Thermoplasmata archaeon genome:
- the pdxS gene encoding pyridoxal 5'-phosphate synthase lyase subunit PdxS yields the protein MPLELDLSKLRHGTELLKRGFARMQKGGVIMDVVNAEQAVIAEQAGAVAVMALERVPADIRAAGGVARMADPLKILEIMDAVTIPVMAKCRIGHLAEAQVLEALGVDMIDESEVLTPADPFFHVDKRRFTVPFVCGARDLGEAVRRIWEGAAMIRTKGEAGTGNVVEAVRHQRTMTAQIKELQGKDDDELFQVARKLECDFEILKEIARLQRLPVVNFAAGGIATPADAALMMQLGSDGVFVGSGIFKSEDPERRARAIVEAVLHYDDPKVVAEVSKGLGAPMRGLDIPTLPKEERLQERGW from the coding sequence ATGCCTCTGGAGCTCGACCTCTCAAAGCTCAGGCACGGGACGGAGCTGCTCAAGCGCGGCTTCGCGAGGATGCAGAAGGGCGGCGTGATAATGGACGTCGTCAACGCGGAGCAGGCCGTCATCGCCGAGCAGGCGGGGGCGGTGGCTGTCATGGCGCTGGAGAGGGTCCCCGCCGACATCAGGGCCGCGGGCGGCGTGGCGAGGATGGCCGACCCCCTGAAAATCCTCGAGATCATGGACGCGGTGACGATACCCGTGATGGCGAAGTGCCGCATAGGCCACCTCGCGGAGGCGCAGGTGCTCGAGGCGCTGGGCGTTGACATGATAGACGAGTCTGAGGTCCTGACGCCGGCGGACCCGTTCTTCCATGTGGACAAGAGGAGGTTCACGGTGCCGTTCGTCTGCGGCGCCCGCGATCTGGGCGAGGCGGTGAGGAGAATCTGGGAGGGCGCCGCCATGATCCGGACGAAGGGCGAGGCCGGGACGGGCAACGTCGTGGAGGCGGTCAGGCACCAGAGGACGATGACGGCGCAGATAAAAGAGCTCCAGGGCAAGGACGACGACGAGCTCTTCCAGGTCGCGCGGAAGCTCGAATGCGACTTCGAGATTCTGAAGGAGATCGCGAGGCTCCAGAGGCTGCCGGTGGTCAACTTCGCCGCCGGCGGAATCGCCACGCCCGCGGACGCGGCGCTGATGATGCAGCTCGGGAGCGACGGGGTCTTCGTGGGCTCGGGAATATTCAAGTCCGAGGACCCGGAGAGGAGGGCCAGGGCAATCGTCGAGGCGGTTCTCCACTACGACGACCCCAAGGTTGTGGCGGAGGTCTCGAAGGGACTGGGGGCGCCGATGCGCGGCCTGGACATCCCCACCCTGCCGAAGGAGGAGAGGCTGCAGGAGAGGGGCTGGTAG